The Chloroflexota bacterium nucleotide sequence CGAGGTCCAGTGCATCGGCCTGTTCGACGTCGTGGCGAACAACGCCGACCGCAAGGCCGGCCACATCCTGAAGGACCGGCGCGGCAAGCTCTGGGGCATCGACCATGGCCTGACCTTCAACACGGACCACAAGCTGCGGACGGTCATCTGGGACTGGCAGGGCGAGTCGATCCCCGGGCCGCTCAAACACCAGCTTGAGGCCTTTCGCCGCGATCCGAAGCGCGTCTCGACGCTGCGAACCCAGCTGCTGGAGCTGCTGACGCCGGCCGAAGTCGATCTGTTCTTCAAGCGGATCGAGGTGATAGCCACGCGCGGGCAGTATCCGCCGATGCACTCGCGGCGGGCGGTGCCCTGGCCCTGGTACTGACCCGGGAACCAGGAGGCGCACTGTGCGGCTTGCCGCTGGTGGCTGCCGCGCGCTGGCGCCTGCTAGGGTTACCGCGTGACTGCCGATCTGTTGACCGAGGGCGAGACCGTCCTGCTGCTCGACAAGAGCGAGAATCGCCGACTGGTGCGCCTGCGCGCCGGCGCAAAGGCCCACGGACACCGGGGCTACCTGGAGCATGACCGGATCATCGGGCAGCGCGAGGGCGTGCTGGTGCGTAGCTCGACTGGCGCGACCTTCCTGGTGTTCCGCCCGCGCCTTGCCGACTACGTGCTGGAGATGCCGCGCAAGTCGGCCATCATCTACCCGAAAGATGCCGGCTTCATTCTCCTCTGGGCGGACATCTACCCCGGGGCGACGGTCATCGAGTCGGGGATGGGCTCCGGCGGCCTGACCCTGGCGCTCTTGCGGGCAGTAGGTCCGACGGGGCAGGTGATCGTCTACGAGCACCGCGCCGACATGATCGAGGCCGCCCTGCAGAATCTGCGCGGCTTCACCCCGCCGACCGGCCTCGGCGCGCCGCTGGACGACGAGCACCGCGCCCTGCTCGACGATGCCGCCGCTCTCGACGGCGAGGAGCGCAACGCGCCCAGCGAGTTCCCGAACCTGATCGTCCGCAACCAGGACATCTACGAGGGTCTGGAAGAGACCGAGGTTGACCGCATCATCCTCGACCTGTCAGAGCCGTGGAGAGTGTTGCCGCACGCGCTGGACGTGTTGCGGCCGGGCGGGATGCTGGCCTGCTACAGCCCGTCGATCGTCCAGGTGCAGCGGACCGTCGAAGAGCTGAACGCCACGCGCGCCTTCGCTCAGACCGAGACGCTGGAAGTGCTGTACCGGCCCTGGCACCTCAAGGGACAAGCCGTGCGGCCCGTGCAGCAGATGGTCAGTCACACGGCGTTTCTGACGTTCTCGCGGCGCGTGGCT carries:
- a CDS encoding tRNA (adenine-N1)-methyltransferase, which encodes MTADLLTEGETVLLLDKSENRRLVRLRAGAKAHGHRGYLEHDRIIGQREGVLVRSSTGATFLVFRPRLADYVLEMPRKSAIIYPKDAGFILLWADIYPGATVIESGMGSGGLTLALLRAVGPTGQVIVYEHRADMIEAALQNLRGFTPPTGLGAPLDDEHRALLDDAAALDGEERNAPSEFPNLIVRNQDIYEGLEETEVDRIILDLSEPWRVLPHALDVLRPGGMLACYSPSIVQVQRTVEELNATRAFAQTETLEVLYRPWHLKGQAVRPVQQMVSHTAFLTFSRRVAARGRRPDDDVPDGAETVEAPADEIVEHGVGVGAAGEDEDLTELDAL